In Eubalaena glacialis isolate mEubGla1 chromosome 4, mEubGla1.1.hap2.+ XY, whole genome shotgun sequence, one DNA window encodes the following:
- the RPL36 gene encoding large ribosomal subunit protein eL36, whose protein sequence is MALRYPMAVGLNKGHKVTKNVSKPRHSRRRGRLTKHTKFVRDMIREVCGFAPYERRAMELLKVSKDKRALKFIKKRVGTHIRAKRKREELSNVLAAMRKAAAKKD, encoded by the exons ATGGCTCTGCGCTACCCCATGGCCGTGGGCCTCAACAAGGGCCACAAGGTGACCAAGAACGTGAGCAAGCCGAGGCACAGCCGCCGCCGCGGG CGCCTCACCAAGCACACCAAGTTCGTGCGGGACATGATCCGGGAGGTGTGCGGCTTTGCCCCTTATGAGCGGCGGGCCATGGAGCTGCTCAAGGTCTCCAAGGACAAGCGGGCCCTCAAGTTCATCAAGAAAAGG GTGGGGACACACATCCGTgccaagagaaagagagaggagctgAGCAATGTCCTGGCCGCCATGAGGAAGGCAGCAGCCAAGAAGGACTGA
- the LONP1 gene encoding LOW QUALITY PROTEIN: lon protease homolog, mitochondrial (The sequence of the model RefSeq protein was modified relative to this genomic sequence to represent the inferred CDS: deleted 2 bases in 2 codons): MAGLWRRVQATCGCGELRGVGRFGGRCWPRRGAGPDCGRSLVAQRPAGLRRLFSLGAAGQGPAAAGHWRGLRDANNRSGGGAFSGGEDASEGGAEDGASGVGGSAGGGEGPVITALTPMMIPDVFPHLPLIAVTRNPVFPRFIKIVEVKNKKLVELLRRKVRLAQPYAGVFLKKDDNNESDVVESLDEIYHTGTFVQIHEMQDLGDKLRMIVMGHRRVHINRQLEVEPEEPEGENKQKLRRKLKRGKKDAEEDGGAKRQVEVVTEPDPSPAGEVLMVEVENVAHEDFQVTEEVKALTAEIVKTIRDIIALNPLYRESVLQMMQAGHRVVDNPIYLSDMGAALTGAESHELQDVLEETNIPKRLYKALSLLKKEFELSKLQQRLGREVEEKIKQTHRKYLLQEQLKIIKKELGLEKDDKDAIEEKFRERLRELVVPKHVMDVVDEELSKLGLLDNHSSEFNVTRNYLDWLTSIPWGKYSDENLDLSRAQAVLEEDHYGMEDVKKRILEFIAVSQLRASTQGKILCFYGPPGVGKTSIARSIARALNREYFRFSVGGMTDVAEIKGHRRTYVGAMPGKIIQCLKKTKTENPLVLIDEVDKIGRGYQGDPSSALLELLDPEQNANFLDHYLDVPVDLSKVLFICTANITETIPEPLRDRMEMINVSGYVAQEKLAIAEQYLVPQARAQCGLDESKATLSSDVLTLLIKQYCRESGVRNLQKQVEKVLRKSAYKIVSGEAEFVEVTPENLQDFVGKPVFTVERMYDVTPPGVAMGLAWTAMGGSTLFVETSLRRPRDSKGDKDGSLEVTGQLGEVMKESARIAYTFARSFLMQYDPTNAYLVTSHIHLHVPEGATPKDGPSAGCTIVTALLSLALGRPVRQNLAMTGEVSLTGKVLPVGGIKEKTIAAKRAGVTCIILPSENKKDFYDLAAFITEGLEVHFVEHYREIFNIAFPEEQAEALAVER; this comes from the exons ATGGCCGGGCTATGGCGGCGGGTGCAGGCTACGTGCGGCTGTGGGGAGCTGCGAGGTGTTGGGCGCTTCGGCGGCCGCTGCTGGCCG CGCCGCGGGGCGGGTCCCGACTGCGGCCGGAGCTTGGTTGCCCAGAGGCCGGCGGGCCTGCGACGCCTCTTCTCCCTGGGCGCTGCG GGCCAAGGCCCCGCCGCCGCGGGCCACTGGCGGGGACTTCGGGATGCTAACAATCGCAGCGGCGGCGGCGCATTCTCGGGCGGCGAGGATGCCTCCGAGGGCGGCGCGGAGGACGGGGCCTCGGGCGTGGGGGGCAGCGCGGGCGGCGGGGAAGGCCCTGTCATAACGGCGCTGACGCCCATGATGATCCCGGACGTATTCCCGCACCTGCCGCTCATCGCCGTTACGCGCAACCCAGTGTTCCCGCGCTTTATCAAGATTGTCGAG GTTAAAAATAAGAAGTTGGTTGAGCTGCTAAGAAGGAAAGTCCGCCTCGCCCAGCCGTATGCCGGCGTCTTTCTAAAGAAAGATGACAA CAACGAGTCTGACGTGGTCGAGAGCCTGGACGAGATCTACCACACGGGGACGTTTGTCCAGATCCACGAGATGCAGGACCTTGGGGACAAGCTGCGCATGATCGTCATGGGACACAGAAG GGTTCACATCAACAGACAGCTGGAGGTGGAGCCGGAGGAGCCCGAGGGCGAGAACAAGCAGAAGCTGCGCAGGAAGCTGAAGCGGGGCAAGAAGGACGCGGAGGAGGACGGTGGCGCCAAGCGGCAGGTGGAGGTGGTGACGGAGCCGGACCCCAGCCCCGCTGGTGAGGTACTCATGGTGGAGGTGGAGAACGTCGCCCACGAGGACTTCCAGGTCACGGAGGAGGTGAAG GCCCTGACGGCGGAGATCGTGAAGACCATCCGGGACATCATCGCCTTGAACCCGCTCTACAG AGAGTCTGTGCTGCAGATGATGCAGGCTGGCCACAGGGTGGTGGACAACCCCATCTACCTGAGCGACATGGGCGCCGCGCTAACTGGGGCCGAGTCCCACGAGCTGCAGGACGTCCTGGAGGAGACCAAC ATTCCCAAGCGGCTGTACAAGGCCCTGTCCCTCCTCAAGAAGGAGTTTGAGCTGAGCAagctgcagcagcgcctgggccgggag GTGGAGGAGAAGATCAAGCAGACACACCGCAAATACCTGCTGCAGGAGCAGCTGAAGATCATCAAGAAGGAGCTGGGCCTGGAGAAGGACGACAAGGACGCCATCGAGGAGAAGTTCCGCGAGCGGCTGAGGGAGCTCGTGGTCCCCAAGCATGTCATGGACGTGGTGGACGAGGAGCTGAGCAAGCTGGGCCTGCTGGACAACCACTCCTCCGAGTTCAA TGTCACCCGCAACTACCTGGACTGGCTGACGTCCATCCCGTGGGGCAAGTACAGCGACGAGAACCTGGACCTGTCCCGGGCCCAGGCGGTGCTGGAGGAGGACCACTATGGGATGGAGGACGTCAAGAAGCGCATCCTG GAATTCATTGCCGTCAGCCAGCTCCGGGCCTCGACCCAGGGCAAGATCCTCTGCTTCTATGGTCCTCCAGGTGTGGGCAAGACCAGTATCGCCCGCTCCATCGCCCGGGCCCTGAACCGCGAGTACTTCCGTTTCAGCGTTGGGGGCATGACGGACGTGGCCGAGATCAAGGGGCACAG GCGGACGTACGTGGGCGCCATGCCAGGCAAGATCATCCAGTGCCTGAAGAAGACCAAGACGGAGAACCCCCTGGTTCTGATAGACGag GTGGACAAGATTGGCCGGGGCTACCAGGGGGACCCCTCGTCAGCGCTGCTTGAGCTGCTGGACCCTGAGCAGAATGCAAACTTCCTGGACCACTACCTGGATGTGCCTGTGGACTTGTCCAAG GTGCTGTTCATCTGCACGGCCAACATCACCGAGACCATCCCAGAGCCGCTGCGGGACCGGATGGAGATGATCAACGTGTCGGGCTACGTGGCCCAGGAGAAGCTCGCCATCGCAGAG CAGTACCTGGTGCCTCAGGCCCGCGCCCAGTGTGGCCTGGATGAGAGCAAGGCCACACTGTCGTCGGACGTGCTGACCCTCCTCATCAAGCAGTACTGCCGGGAGAGCGGCGTCCGCAACCTGCAGAAGCAGGTGGAGAAG GTGTTACGAAAGTCCGCCTACAAGATTGTCAGCGGCGAGGCTGAGTTCGTGGAGGTGACGCCGGAGAACCTGCAGGACTTCGTGGGGAAGCCGGTGTTCACGGTGGAGCGCATGTATGACGTGACGCCTCCTGGCGTGGCCATGGGCCTGGCCTGGACCGCCATGG GAGGCTCCACGCTATTTGTTGAGACATCCCTGAGGCGGCCGCGTGACAGCAAGGGGGACAAGGACGGGAGCCTGGAGGTTACAGGCCAGCTGGGGGAGGTGATGAAGGAGAGCGCCCGCATCGCCTACACCTTCGCCAGGTCCTTCCTGATGCAGTACGACCCCACCAACGCGTACCTGGTGACCTCACACATCCACCTGCACGTGCCTGAG GGCGCCACCCCCAAGGACGGCCCAAGCGCTGGCTGCACCATTGTCACGGCCCTGCTCTCCCTGGCTCTGGGCCGGCCGGTACGGCAGAACCTGGCCATGACGGGCGAGGTCTCCCTCACAGGCAAGGTCCTGCCTGTAGGAGGCATCAAGGAGAAGACCATTGCG GCCAAGCGTGCCGGAGTGACATGCATCATCCTGCCAAGCGAGAACAAGAAGGACTTCTACGACCTGGCGGCCTTCATCACTGAGGGCCTGGAGGTGCACTTCGTGGAGCACTACCGCGAGATCTTCAACATCGCCTTCCCCGAGGAGCAGGCCGAGGCCCTGGCTGTGGAGCGGTGA